In one window of Clavelina lepadiformis chromosome 4, kaClaLepa1.1, whole genome shotgun sequence DNA:
- the LOC143452315 gene encoding 26S proteasome regulatory subunit 10B produces MDPREKALTEYRKKLLEHKEIDGRLRGMREELKKKTKDYDKSENDLKALQSVGQIVGEVLKQLTEEKFIVKATNGPRYVVGCRRQVDKSKMKSGTRVALDMTTLTIMRHLPREVDPLVYNMSHEDPGDVKYSSIGGLSEQIRELREVIELPLLNPELFLRVGITPPKGCLLYGPPGTGKTLLARAVSSQLDANFLKVVSSSIVDKYIGESARLIREMFNYARDHQPCIIFMDEIDAIGGRRFSEGTSADREIQRTLMELLNQMDGFDTLGKVKMIMATNRPDTLDPALMRPGRLDRKIRIDLPNEQGRMDILKIHAASITKHGEIDYEAVVKLSDGFNGADLRNVCTEAGLFAIRAEREYVIQEDFMKAVRKVGDNKKLESKFDYKPL; encoded by the exons ATGGATCCTCGAGAAAAGGCTTTAACAGAATATCGCAAGAAACTCCTTGAACACAAAGAAATAGATGGAAGACTTCGAGGGA TGCGTGAGGAGCTTAAAAAGAAGACTAAAGACTATGACAAATCAGAAAATGATCTGAAAGCTTTGCAAAGCGTTGGCCAAATTGTTGGTGAAGTACTAAAGCAATTGACAGAGGAGAAAT TTATTGTGAAAGCAACTAATGGACCAAGGTATGTAGTGGGATGCCGACGCCAAGTTGACAAGTCCAAGATGAAGTCTGGAACTAGAGTTGCTTTGGATATGACAACGTTGACGATTATGAG GCACTTACCAAGAGAGGTTGATCCATTGGTATATAACATGTCCCATGAAGATCCAGGTGATGTGAAGTATTCCAGCATTGGTGGCTTGTCAGAGCAGATTCGAGAGCTTCGAGAG GTTATTGAGCTTCCTTTACTTAACCCTGAACTCTTTTTACGTGTTGGTATCACTCCACCAAAGGGATGTTTACTTTATGGACCACCTGGAACTGGAAAGACACTTCTAGCTCGAGCTGTTTCCAGTCAGCTGGATGCTAACTTTTTAAAG GTTGTGTCATCATCAATTGTCGATAAGTACATTGGTGAATCAGCTCGATTGATTAgggaaatgtttaattatgCTCGAGATCACCAGCCATGCATTATTTTTATGGACGAAATTGATGCCATCGGTGGAAGGCGATTTTCAGAAGGAACAAGTGCAGACAGAGAAATCCAACGTACACTGATGGAACTTCTAAACCAGATGGATGGTTTTGATACACTTGGAAAA GTTAAAATGATAATGGCTACAAACCGTCCGGATACATTGGATCCTGCGCTAATGCGCCCAGGAAGACTTGATCGTAAAATTAGGATTGATTTACCGAATGAGCAG GGTAGAATGGATATTCTTAAAATCCATGCTGCGTCCATCACCAAGCATGGGGAAATAGATTATGAGGCTGTTGTGAAACTATCGGACGGCTTTAATGGAGCTGATTTGCGTAATGTTTGCACTGAAGCGg GTTTGTTTGCAATCCGAGCGGAGCGAGAATACGTTATTCAGGAAGATTTTATGAAAGCAGTTCGTAAAGTTGGTGACAACAAAAAACTGGAATCGAAGTTCGACTACAAACCTTTATGA
- the LOC143451943 gene encoding choline/ethanolamine transporter flvcr2a-like, which produces MSNVENCDQYSTSSSNGACNNAGETTPLLLSHGSISNKAKSAPTEKKDEDGTEESERRIQLFKRRWAMLALCCSFAYINGIQNLQYAALPTSALDYYQVSAQVFDVLTLLYYLAFAVFAIPCVWFVQRTGLRPTVLCCSLLCFTGSVLAIAAAADQKLFALAGIAQAVNGVAQVFIMSLATKLAATWFGPSEVSTATSILVFFYQAGSGLALVIPPILIPESKVMGLVRERMLIFFGIIGSVTFVTVILVLIFFENNPPLPPSGSQFESSSREPISYRECLKSMLKNRHFSVLVISFGLNYGAFNALETLITPQISRNFSELTDKTIGQIAATMVLVGTPGPLVFGIWLDKRKSYLETSLFAYLICTVGCALYTAAVESNWTWSLWVTLGGLGFFLSAYMSVGMEIAAELTYPAPESTASGLIYSSGAIFALIEIAVMRYIMDRSSTLNSNAFVTIMTLLGFILTLSIRGEMKRMKSNQNFPTDDPNTEDN; this is translated from the exons atgaGTAATGTAGAAAATTGTGACCAATATTCTACAAGTTCTTCTAACGGTGCCTGCAATAATGCCGGTGAAACAACGCCTTTGCTGCTATCACATGGATCGATCAG CAACAAAGCCAAATCAGCTCCTACGGAAAAGAAAGATGAAGATGGAACGGAAGAATCTGAAAGAAGAATTCAGCTTTttaaaagacgatgggcgatGTTGGCGCTCTGTTGCTCTTTTGCATATATTAATGGCATACAAAACTTGCAATATGCTGCTTTACCTACAAGTGCCCTTGACTATTATCAG GTTTCTGCTCAAGTATTCGACGTTTTAACTCTCTTGTATTACCTCGCCTTTGCTGTCTTTGCCATTCCTTGCGTCTGGTTTGTTCAAAGGACTGGATTACGTCCAACAGTATTATGTTGTTCAT TGCTATGTTTTACTGGATCTGTTTTGGCAATTGCTGCGGCAGCAGATCAAAAACTATTTGCCCTCGCCGGTATTGCACAGGCAGTAAATGGCGTTGCTCAG GTCTTCATTATGTCACTAGCAACCAAACTAGCGGCGACATGGTTCGGACCATCTGAAGTTTCTACAGCGACATCGATATTAGTCTTTTTCTATCAG GCTGGTAGTGGCCTGGCGTTAGTAATTCCACCCATCCTGATTCCGGAATCAAAAGTTATGGGATTAGTCAGGGAAAGAATGCTTATCTTTTTCGGTATAATTGGATCGGTGACCTTTGTCACTGTTATTCTCGTTTTGATAT tttttgaaaacaatccaCCACTGCCACCTAGTGGGTCTCAGTTCGAGTCTTCCTCCAGAGAGCCAATATCGTACCGGGAATGTTTGAAGTCGATGTTAAAAAATCgtcatttttcagttttagtTATATCCTTTG GTCTTAACTACGGCGCATTCAACGCACTGGAAACTCTTATAACTCCACAGATATCACGAAATTTTTCa GAACTGACTGACAAAACCATTGGTCAAATTGCAGCAACGATGGTTTTGGTTGGAACTCCAGGACCGCTTGTATTTGGAATATGGTTGgataaaagaaaaagttattt AGAAACATCTTTATTTGCGTATCTGATTTGTACAGTTGGTTGTGCGTTGTACACGGCTGCCGTTGAGAGCAATTGGACGTGGTCTTTGTGGGTAACTTTGGGAGGTCTTGG ATTTTTCCTTTCGGCATACATGTCCGTTGGAATGGAAATTGCCGCGGAATTGACCTATCCAGCGCCAGAAAGTACTGCATCTGGCCTCATATACTCATCCGGGGCG ATTTTTGCTTTGATTGAAATTGCCGTCATGCGATATATTATGGACAGATCATCGACCTTGAACTCTAACGCGTTTGTTACAATCATGACTTTGCTTGGATTTATTTTAACAT TGTCAATTCGCGGAGAAATGAAACGGatgaaatcaaatcaaaattttcCCACTGATGACCCCAACACAGAGGATAACTAA
- the LOC143452992 gene encoding uncharacterized protein LOC143452992 translates to MIGENDSTGRAVRTRIRASWKKFKELSGTLCGRLLSTNLKGRLYKVCVRSVMCYGAECWAMKKADIRRMQTTEMRMIRMMCGKTLRDVIANDMLRGWTCVEDIEEHLRGHHLRWLGHVERMNEESLTRRVQHKMVEGKVKRGRPKKTWEETVKDDMRRRGLKIEDSIDRGKWRRRCRQLVDPDVSG, encoded by the coding sequence ATGATAGGGGAAAATGACAGTACTGGCAGGGCAGTGAGAACAAGAATACGCGCTAgttggaaaaagtttaaggAATTGTCTGGTACACTCTGTGGCAGACTACTCTCTACCAATCTGAAAGGAAGGCTGTATAAAGTATGTGTAAGAAGTGTGATGTGTTATGGAGCTGAATGCTGGGCGATGAAGAAGGCTGATATCAGGCGAATGCAGACGACAGAGATGAGGATGATTCGAATGATGTGTGGTAAGACACTACGAGATGTTATTGCCAATGATATGCTAAGAGGGTGGACATGTGTTGAAGATATTGAAGAACATTTGAGAGGACATCATCTGAGATGGCTGGGGCACGTTGAGCGAATGAATGAGGAGAGCTTAACGAGAAGAGTACAACATAAGATGGTTGAGGGAAAGGTGAAAAGAGGAAGaccaaagaaaacatgggAAGAGACGGTGAAGGATGATATGAGAAGGAGAGGTTTGAAGATTGAGGATTCCATCGACAGAGGAAAGTGGAGGCGTCGCTGCAGACAACTGGTTGACCCTGATGTTTCGGGATGA